A section of the Clostridium felsineum DSM 794 genome encodes:
- a CDS encoding iron-containing alcohol dehydrogenase, whose product MNNFIFNAYTEMLFGKGQIERLPEVLKRYGKSVLLTYGGGSIKRNGIYSKVKELLKDFNVVELSGIEPNPRIETVRHGVELSRENKVDVILAVGGGSTIDCSKVIAAAHYYEKDAWDIVTTPSKIDKVLPIVTVLTMAATGSEMNKNAVISNMKTKEKLGTASTKMIPKASFLDPEYTYSVPKIQTAAGCADIMSHIFEAYFNKTKDAFVQDRFAEGLLETCIKYCPIALKEPENYEARANIMWASSMALNGLLGSGKGGAWTCHPIEHELSAFYDITHGIGLAILTPRWMRYILSEKTVNKFVDYGINVWNLKLEEDKFELARKAIDKTEEFFKMCGIPMTLSELQIDNTNFEEMARAAVIHGNLNEAYVALNKDDVYKILEMCI is encoded by the coding sequence GTGAATAATTTTATATTTAATGCATACACAGAAATGTTATTTGGAAAAGGACAAATAGAAAGACTTCCGGAAGTTTTAAAAAGGTACGGAAAAAGTGTACTTCTAACTTATGGCGGAGGAAGTATAAAAAGAAATGGTATTTATAGTAAGGTTAAAGAATTATTAAAGGACTTTAATGTTGTAGAATTAAGTGGTATAGAACCAAATCCTAGAATTGAAACAGTAAGACATGGTGTAGAGCTTTCAAGGGAAAATAAGGTAGATGTTATATTGGCAGTAGGTGGAGGAAGTACAATTGATTGTTCAAAGGTTATAGCAGCAGCTCATTACTATGAAAAAGATGCTTGGGATATAGTAACTACACCAAGTAAAATAGATAAAGTGCTTCCTATTGTAACAGTACTTACTATGGCAGCAACTGGCTCTGAAATGAATAAAAATGCTGTTATTTCAAATATGAAGACAAAAGAAAAGTTAGGTACAGCATCTACAAAAATGATACCTAAAGCATCGTTTTTAGATCCAGAATACACATATTCTGTACCCAAAATTCAAACAGCAGCAGGTTGTGCAGATATAATGTCACATATATTTGAAGCATATTTTAATAAAACTAAGGATGCTTTTGTACAAGACAGGTTTGCAGAAGGATTACTTGAAACCTGCATAAAGTATTGTCCAATAGCTTTAAAAGAACCTGAAAATTATGAGGCACGAGCTAATATAATGTGGGCAAGTTCTATGGCACTTAATGGACTTTTAGGAAGTGGAAAAGGTGGAGCTTGGACTTGTCATCCTATTGAACATGAATTGAGTGCTTTTTATGATATTACACATGGTATAGGACTTGCAATACTTACTCCAAGATGGATGAGATATATCTTAAGTGAAAAAACAGTGAATAAGTTTGTGGATTACGGAATAAATGTATGGAATTTAAAATTAGAAGAGGACAAATTTGAATTGGCAAGAAAAGCTATAGATAAAACAGAAGAATTCTTTAAGATGTGTGGTATACCTATGACTTTAAGTGAGCTCCAAATAGACAATACAAATTTTGAAGAAATGGCAAGGGCTGCTGTTATACATGGAAATTTAAATGAAGCCTATGTTGCACTAAACAAAGATGATGTATATAAAATTTTGGAAATGTGTATATAA